CAGATTCGCCGTCAGAAAATTGACGACGCCGCCAAGGACAACGCCGCAAACGAGCGCCAACAACCGGTAGTCGGAAAAGACGGGGACAAAGGAGGTCAAGACAATGTAAGTGCCGTAGCTCACGCCGAATCCGAGCAGGCTGCTGGCTACGAACCCGGCCCATTGGCGCGCGCACGGGCGATGGCTGCGCCCGCTGAAAGACAAATTTCGATTGAGCCACCAGTTCCAGGTGACCGCCGGCCAGAACGATATAAACCGCGCCAGGCGGTGCCCCAGGCCAAGCCATTGCAGGCACAGGTAGCAGACTACATCAACGATAAAACCGCTGGCGCCCACGAAACCGAAGTACAGCATCCGCAACAAGTCCCCGAACCGGTGCAGATACAGGCGGTGCAAATGACGCAGATAGTCGAATCTCTGCCGCCAACCCATCTTGCTGTCGCCCCGGTCCCGGTCTTGAAATTCATAGGGCACCTCTTTGAGCCGCGGCTGCAGGCGCACCATGAGCTCGAGCGCGATCTTGTAGCCGACGGGGCGCAGCGTACTCGGTTCTGGGCCCGGCCCCGGAAGCAGCCGGCGGCGAATCGCGAAGAACCCCGACATGGGATCGGAGCAATTCACGAGCGGCAGCGTCAACACGGTCGCCAGGCGCGAATTCAGAAAGCGCCACAGACCCCACGCGCGCCCGAAGGAGCCGCCGGAAACGTAGCGGCTGCCGATCGCCATGTCGCAGTCGCCATCCAGGGCGGCAAGCAGGTCCGGGATGCGTTCGGGAGGGTGCGACAGGTCGGCATCCATCACGACCACCCGCTCGCAACGGCTGAGCCGGAGCCCCTGCAACACCGCGAGAGACAGGTCCCGGGGCACAGCGCGGCGCACCTCCATGCGCACCGGCAGGCGCCGCGCCAATTCCGCGACGACGGCCTCGCTGCCATCGCCCGAGTCGTCGTCAATCAGCAGCAACTCCCACTCGATTCCGCTCCCGGACAGGGCGGCGCGTATTCGTTCGGCCAAGGTCGGGATGTTCGCCGCCTCGCGAAAGGTCGGCACGACTATGGATACCTCCCGGGGGCGCGCGCCGCGGGCAGAACCTTGCATGGTCACCCGACCGCCGGCCGCCCGGCGCCAGCAGTCCGTTGCGGCGCCCGCGCGCCTTCGGGCATCGCGCGGCTCTCCCGGTTCGCGGCGGCCGGTTCGCGGCGGCGTTGGCGCGCGCCGGCAAGGAACGCAGGAGCGGCGCAATGCCGGCGCCGCCCGGCAGGCAGGGGAGTTCGGGTAACGCCGCCCCCCCTCACGCGGGTTCTCGCAATTCCTGTTCCGCCTCCGTCAGGCTGTTGACGAAGGCCTCGCGGCCGAACAGGCTCTCGGAATATTTCTTGATGCTTCTCCGCGCCAACAGCGGCAGCTTGATCCCGTAATGCGGGAGACGCCACAGCAAGGGGGCCATGCAACAGTCGGCCAGAGTGTATTCGTCGGACATGAAATAAGGCTTCCTGGAGAACACGCCGGCAAGGGCGGCGAGGTGTTCCCGCAGCACCTTGCGCGCATCGGCGGCGGCAATCTCGTTCTCTTCGTTCAATCTTACCGTCAATTGATAGAGGTCGCGCATGACACGGTACCGCAACTGGCGGTTATGCGCCCTGGCGACGGGGTCCACGGGCATCAAGGGCGGGTAGGGGAAGCGTTCGTCCAGATACTCGGCCATGATCTGGGGCTCGTACAATGCCAGGTCGCGGTCCACCAAAGTGAGGATGCCGTCATATGGGTTGCGTTCCGCCACCGCCTCCGGGATCTCGTTCTCGACCAGGACGATCTCCACTTCCACGTTCTTCTCTTCGAGGACGATGCGCACCATATGGTCTATGGGGTGATCGGGTCTGGAGTAAAGTTTCATCGTGGACATGTACGTTACCGGATAAGGCGACGGCGCGCAGGCAAAATGCCCCGGCGGCGGCAAGGCTCCATGCCGACGTGCGGAACTATTTTATGTCGCGCCAATATTCTCTTTTCAGCAGGTAGGTAACGATAACCAGGAGCAAGAGGTAGAAACTGACCCAGGCGCCGACGCGGCGGCGGCTTTGCTGGATCGGTTCCGAAAGGTACACCAGAAAGTTCACCAGGTCTGCCGCCAGCTCCTTGTATTCCCGCTCGTCCAGGGTGCCGGGCCGCACCAGTTCCAGCCGTTCGATGACCTGCCGCTCCTTGCCCTGCGCGTCCAACACCTTCCGGTAAACGGGCTGTTGCGCCCCCTGCAGCTCCCATAGCACGTGCGGCATGGCAGTATCCCGGAACACCAGGTTGTTGGTGCCGAAAGGGCGGCCGGGGTCTTCGTAGAAGGTCAGCAGATACGTGTACAGCCAATCCGCCCCGCGCGAGCGCGCGACCAGGGAAAGGTCGGGGGGCGCGACCCCGAAGTACTGGGTGCCGGCCGCCTCGCTCATGGCGTTAGCCATGGTGTCTCCCGGGTTGTCGGTGCCGAACATAAAGTTCTCCCGCAGCGCCTGCTCCGGTATTCGCAAATCCCGGGCCAGCCTCTGATAGCGCATGTAGGCGGCGGCGTGGCAACCGGCGCAATAATTGACGAATACGTGCGCGCCTCTTTGCAACGAGCGGATATCGGACAGGGAGACGCTGGCCTCCATGAGGTTCCGATCCGCGGATGCCGCCAGGACTCCCCCCGGGAAAGCGAGCAGCAAAAGAGCCGGAAGCGACGCAACGCTCCGGAGGCGCCTCGCCGGCTTCATCGGCAGACCACCCGCTCCGGGGGGTTCCGCACCGGGTCCCACTTGCTGTAGAAGGGCATCAGAAAAAAGAACAGGAAGTAAATGACCGTGAAGAACCGGGACATAATGGTGTAGAGCGGCGTGACGGGCTGTATGCCCAGCCAGCCGAGGAACAGGAAGCTAACCACAAAACAGGCCAGTGCCGCGCGGAACATCCAGCCCCGGTAGCGTATGGAACGGACCGGGCTGCGGTCCAGCCACGGCAACAGGAACAACAAAAAGACGGCGACGCCCATGGCCACTACGCCGAAGAGCTTGTCCGGCACGGCGCGCAGGATGGAGTAGAAGGGCGTGAAGTACCATACCGGGGCGATGTGCTCGGGCGTCTTGAGCGGGTTGGCCGGCTCGAAGTTGGCGGGTTCCAGGAAATACCCCCCCATCTCCGGGGCGAAAAACAGCACCAACGAGAACAGCAACAGGAACACGGAGGCCCCGAAGATGTCTTTCACCGTGTAGTAAGGGTGGAAGGGGATGCCGTCGAGGGGGACTCCGTCCTGCCCCTTTTTGTCCTTGATCTCGATCCCGTCGGGGTTGTTGGAACCGGTCTCGTGCAGCGCCAGGATGTGCAGGCCCACGATCGCCAGCAGCATCAGGGGAATGGCGATCACGTGCAGCGAGAAGAAACGGTTCAGGGTGACATCGGAAACCTCGAAGTCGCCGCGAATCCACAGTGCCAGGTCGTCGCCGATCACCGGCACCGCGCTGAACAGCGAGATGATGACCTGCGCCCCCCAGTAGGACATCTGGCCCCAGGGGAGCAGGTAGCCGAAGAACGCCTCGGCCATCAGCAGAAGGTATGCGAACATCCCCAGGATCCAGGTCAACTCGCGCGGCGACTTGTAGGAGCCGTACAGGAGCGCGCGGAAC
The Gammaproteobacteria bacterium DNA segment above includes these coding regions:
- a CDS encoding cytochrome bc complex cytochrome b subunit, with translation MLRADRLFSHALKWIDLRFPLSRLWNEHLARYYAPKNFNFWYFFGALSLLVLVMQLVTGIWLTMNYKPAADLAFASVEYIMRDVSWGWLVRYLHSTGASAFFIVVYLHMFRALLYGSYKSPRELTWILGMFAYLLLMAEAFFGYLLPWGQMSYWGAQVIISLFSAVPVIGDDLALWIRGDFEVSDVTLNRFFSLHVIAIPLMLLAIVGLHILALHETGSNNPDGIEIKDKKGQDGVPLDGIPFHPYYTVKDIFGASVFLLLFSLVLFFAPEMGGYFLEPANFEPANPLKTPEHIAPVWYFTPFYSILRAVPDKLFGVVAMGVAVFLLFLLPWLDRSPVRSIRYRGWMFRAALACFVVSFLFLGWLGIQPVTPLYTIMSRFFTVIYFLFFFLMPFYSKWDPVRNPPERVVCR
- a CDS encoding cytochrome c1 encodes the protein MKPARRLRSVASLPALLLLAFPGGVLAASADRNLMEASVSLSDIRSLQRGAHVFVNYCAGCHAAAYMRYQRLARDLRIPEQALRENFMFGTDNPGDTMANAMSEAAGTQYFGVAPPDLSLVARSRGADWLYTYLLTFYEDPGRPFGTNNLVFRDTAMPHVLWELQGAQQPVYRKVLDAQGKERQVIERLELVRPGTLDEREYKELAADLVNFLVYLSEPIQQSRRRVGAWVSFYLLLLVIVTYLLKREYWRDIK
- a CDS encoding glycosyltransferase family 2 protein, yielding MQGSARGARPREVSIVVPTFREAANIPTLAERIRAALSGSGIEWELLLIDDDSGDGSEAVVAELARRLPVRMEVRRAVPRDLSLAVLQGLRLSRCERVVVMDADLSHPPERIPDLLAALDGDCDMAIGSRYVSGGSFGRAWGLWRFLNSRLATVLTLPLVNCSDPMSGFFAIRRRLLPGPGPEPSTLRPVGYKIALELMVRLQPRLKEVPYEFQDRDRGDSKMGWRQRFDYLRHLHRLYLHRFGDLLRMLYFGFVGASGFIVDVVCYLCLQWLGLGHRLARFISFWPAVTWNWWLNRNLSFSGRSHRPCARQWAGFVASSLLGFGVSYGTYIVLTSFVPVFSDYRLLALVCGVVLGGVVNFLTANLYVYRLHSDDKHAPAGSLENVAGASGSHED
- a CDS encoding glutathione binding-like protein gives rise to the protein MSTMKLYSRPDHPIDHMVRIVLEEKNVEVEIVLVENEIPEAVAERNPYDGILTLVDRDLALYEPQIMAEYLDERFPYPPLMPVDPVARAHNRQLRYRVMRDLYQLTVRLNEENEIAAADARKVLREHLAALAGVFSRKPYFMSDEYTLADCCMAPLLWRLPHYGIKLPLLARRSIKKYSESLFGREAFVNSLTEAEQELREPA